In the Flavobacterium sp. 90 genome, CTTTTTGGTTTTGAATATTAACAATATTTGTACGGTCAAAAATTTGCATTCCGTTTTCCTGGCAATAAAACAATAAATCTTGTGCGAGTTTATAAGGATCCATAACTGCGGCAGTTTTTGATTCGATTGCTGCGAGCGCATTTAATCCCATTTCTTTCAAATTGAATTTGCTTAACCAGGTTACATCAAATCCGGAGTTTTTTCGGGCTTCAAATTCTCGTTTCAAAAACGGAATATCCTTTTTCACGGAAGTAAAATAAATGCTTTTTTTGAATTCAAACTGACAATCACTTTTTATGGTATCGATGATATTTCGCAAATCAAAAATGGCTTTTTTTCCATTCTTATAACTGTCAACGGCACATTCTAAACCTCTTAATTCTATTAGTTTATGTAACGGAACATCAATTTCATATTGAAGTAAAGCGGTACTTGCCGCCGTACTTCCATTACAAACATCGCGACGATCAACGAGAACTATTTTTTTTCCGTCGTTTATTAATTTATAGGCAATTAATGCTCCCGTTATTCCTCCGCCAATGATTAAAATTTCCGTGTCAATATCTTTGGTTATTGAGGGATAACTGTTTAGCATGGCATTTTTTAGAGGCCAGAAAGTTTCGGTGGAACGTAGTTTCATTTTTTGGTAATATTTCGGGTACTTAATTTCGTTCTGTTTTTGTCCTTACGCTCATGTTGTTCGTGCGCTTCGGCAATAGAATGAGAATTTCTGATGCTTTCGTCTTTCTTAGCAAGTTCACTTAATCTGTGATAGTATTTTTGAACAATAATCATTTCGTCCTCCGTCATACTTTCGATATCAACCAGACTATTACTTGAATATTCGTTTGAAGCAACCAATTCATTTAGCTTAAGCTGAATAGCAAGAGAATCTTTGTTTTGCGCTTTCTGAATCAAAAAAACCATCAGAAAAGTAATAATTGTCGTTCCGGTATTGATAACCAATTGCCAGGTTTCTGAATAATCGAAAATAGGACCGGAAACTGCCCATGCAACCACAATCAAAAATGCGCCTATAAAAGCTGGTGTGCTTCCGGCAGCTTTAGAGACATTGGTAGCAAATTTTTCGAAAGCACTGCTTTGTTTTGTTTTTTTAGTTTTCATTTGAATTTAACTTTTTCGTTTGCTTACTTTTTCTTCCCGAATGACTTTATTGTGTTTTTCATCATAAACGGCATCATCAATTTTTTGTCCTGTTTTGCTAAAGATTTTAATTTTTGGATCTTCGTGCGTTCCGGTAATAACAATCGGGAAACCAATGAGTCCAAAAGGAGGCAATCCTAATCGCATTCTTAAATCAAGAAGTCCGTCAAAACTTGTAGTTCCTTTTATTGTTGGTTTAAAACTTGCCACGCTAAACGTGAATGGTTCGATGTGGATTAAATTATTGTCTATAGACGATTTGATTTCGATTCCTTTCAAACCAGGATCGTCAAGTCCTTTTTGTCCGGTTTTAGAACTAATTCCGTCAAATAATTTCAATCCTTTTACTTTTACATCACGCAAGTTTATTGTTCCTCCGCCTTCAAGAGATTCGTAAATTGGTCCCATATTTCCGTTCAGATCACCTTTTACTTTATAATCTACAGAGATAATTCCCTGTGCTTTTTCAGCGACGGTAACCATATCATGAAACATCGGAATTTCTTTGTAAGCTCTTTGTACGCTGAAATCTTTGGCTGTAAAATGAGCATCAAAATGTGCTGCGGTTGGTGATTCATCTTTATAAGTAGCATTTATTCCCAAGAGACAATCGATAATATTGAAAGTGGCATTGTCTAAATAAAAACCTTCTTTTGTAATACCAACTTTTCCGTTGAGTTTGTTTAAAACCAAACCGTTATATTCTACTTTATCGGCATTTGCGGTAAGTGCAACATTTAAGTTTTTCGGAACGATTACAACGCCGCTCATTTTTGGATGATCTTCTTTGGCGTATTCAACTTCAAGATTTCGATCAGTGTTTTCACCTTTTTTGAGCGCCATAAATTCATCGACATTGATGAGTTTAGAATGCATATTAAAATCCCCGCTCAAAGTTCCGTGCGATTCCATAAAATAATTTATGGTGTTGAGTAAATATCCGTTAATCGCAAAATCAGATTTTCCATAAGTAGCATCGAATTTTTCGAACCACATTTTCTCATTCTGAAAACGGAAATTTCCTTGTTGGATAAAAAAGGATTTCGGAAATAATTCTGAAGTTGCTTTTATATTTTTTAATATAATTGTGCCTTTATTATCAAGTTTATTATATTCTCCTTTTGTGGCGTAACTTTGTTTCCCTTTTAGCGAAAGATCTGCTTTTGCATAACCGGTTACATCAAGTCCTTTACGAGAGAAAACCTGATAAATACGTCCAACATTCAGTTCGCCTTTAATTTTTGCATTATAAGCCAAGTCAGTAAAGTCAGATAAAGCGGCGTTGACATACATCGGATTTCCTTCAAAAACAAAAGAAGCCGGAGCAACTGCAACAATCAAATCTTTGAATGTTCCTGCTTTATTTAGCACATTGGCGATAAAAGTAATGTCAGTAATTGGGTTAGGATAAGAGTCCGTTTTTAGCCAGCCGTTGCGCAACGAAATTCCGCCAATAGTTTTCGGAAATAGTTTTTTTGAAGTACTAAAAATACCTTTTGCCTGAATATTTGTTTTCAGGATTCCTTTTAATTCTATGGTATTCAAACCTAATGCGGCGTCTACGGTTGCAAGATCTAATGCGCCTTTTACGCTTGCATCGACCGTCATTTCATTAAAACCTTTACTATACAAATAAGCTGTGAAATAATCTTTTTCGGCAACTTTAAATTTAAAAGTTTTTAGATTTATCAAAAGTTTTTCTACGTCAAGCGAAGGTAAAACCGCATTTAAATCCATATGAAAACCGGTTAATGGAGCAGGGGCATTTTGATAATTTATAGCACCTTTATCAATTTTAAGATCAAAAGCCAAATCTGGTTTCAGCTTTTTGGCAACATTATAATCTCCTTTAAAAGTAAAAAGCAAATCACTATTTCCGGAGATTTCGGTTTCATCCATCCATTTCAAATATTCCGGAGGCATTACAGATAATAAATCTTTTACAGTTGTGTTTTCTGATGCTGCTTTGATATTGATTTTATATCCGTCTCTTAAAATGGTAAATAAACCGGTGAACTTCAGCGGTAATTTGTTAATTCGTAACTCATTTTTTTGAAGAATAAATGAAAGTGCGTGCGTGTTGATTCTTGTAATTAAATCGGCTCGAACTTCTTTTTTTCGCAGATATGCAGTTCTGTCGTAGTAGAAATCAACATTATCGATTCTCGCATCTGTATTTAAGTCAAAAATATCTTCACTAAGATTTCCTTTTCCAATATAGTTAAAGCCTTTTGCATCGACCAAAATTTTGGCAGAACGATCGTTATATTTTACGTGACAATCTTTCAAATCTATTCGTTCTAAGCGAATTGCAGTTCCTTCTTCCGGTTCATTTGGATCGTTTGGTTTTTTATCACGATCTTCGGGAGCGACATAAATATTATAATTGGCTTCTCCTTTTTGGTTGACCATTATATTGATTAAAGCTTTAGAAACATAGAGTTTATTAATTTTTACTTCATTGTCAAAAAGCAATCTTTTCAAATTAATCCCAAAAGCAACTTGTTCTGCTTTTAGCAAAGTATCATTGCGAAATGGAGCTGAACCTGTCAATGATAAATCATCAAGCGAAACTGTAAGCGAAGGAAAATGCGTAAAAAATGACAACCTTGATTTCGTAAAATCCATTTTGGTATCTAAGCGTTCATTAGCAATTTTCTTTACTTCAGACGCAACTGCTCCGGGAAATAACAACGGAATCAAAAATATTAAAAGCAAGATACTCGCAATTGTAATTCCGGTTATTTTTAGAGTTTTAAGGGCTATATTTTTATAAGATACAGGCATATAGAGATATTTTAAACCATTTTTAGAATCACATTTCACAAGTCACATTTTCATAACTCACATTTTCACATTTCACAAATCACATTTTACGATTTAGCTTTTTCAGAATCTTTTTTAGCGTCGTCTTCTTTTTGCTTTTCCTGCTTTTTAGCATCTTCTTTGACTTTGTCTTCCTTAGCTTTTGCTTCTTTTTCCTCTTTGGCCTTTTCTTCTTTTTTCTCTTTCAGTTCTTCTTTTTGTTTTTCCTTTTGTTTCTCTTTTTTCTTGAAATATCCTCTCAACAAAAAGTTACTTTTGGCAGCTTCCATATTATCGCTAAAACCTTTGGTTCCTGATTCTAAATTTGATAAGGTATTCGAAACACTGTTTGCCATTTTATCATCTCGAACTAATCTTGCCAAAGCACCGTTTCCGTTATTCATAGAATGACTAAAAATCGCAAGTTCATCAGAAATAACACCAACATTATCGACACTTTTTTTGACACTTTTCATTATATCATTCATTTCGATTCCGTCAATAGAAGCAATTGCGCCATTGTTTTCGATGATTTTTGTAGATTTTATGCCGGGAGTAATAGTCAAAACTTTATCACCCATTAATCCGTCAGAACCAATACTGGCGCGCGCATCTGTTTTAATAAATTTGCGAACTTCATCTTTTACGACCATCGACACAACGACAGAAGAATCATTAATTAATCTGATTTCTTCAACCGTTCCGATGTTGATTCCTGAAAACCGAACATTATTTCCGACTTCTAAACCACTAACGGTTTTAAATCGGGATGAGATGTGAAATGTTGACCCGAATAGATTTTTTTGTTTTCCAATAAAATATACTGCCAGAATAAAAAGCAGTAAACCTATTGTTACAAACATTCCTAATTTCCAAGTATATCCAGATTGCTTCTCCATGATTTCTAAGATTTCTAATTTTTATTTTGCTTTATTCAAAGAATGAGCGAACCCATTCGTCTTCGTCTTTTTCTAATTCTTCATAAGTTCCTTCGGCGTGAATCACTCCGTCTTTCAAAACCATAATTCGGTCGGCAGTTAATTTGGCGCAAGCCATATCATGCGTAATAATGATCGAAGTTGTTTTGCGTTTGTGTTTGATATCGAGAATCAATTCGCTTATTTCTCTTGAAGTTATCGTGTCTAATCCCGTTGTTGGTTCATCGTATAAAATGATTTCAGGTTTAAGGATTAAAGTTCTGGCTAAGCCAATTCTTTTCTGCATTCCGCCCGATAATTCAGATGGCATTTTGTCAATTGCATCGCTTAATCCTACGTTATCGAGAGCTTCCATGATTTCGCTTTCGACTTCTTCGGCGGATAATTCTTTTTTGTGTTTTTTTAATGTAAATGCCAAATTTTCTCTAACCGACATTGAATCGTACAAAGCGCCACTTTGGAACAAAAATCCAATTCGAACTCTGATTTCGTTCAATTCAGGTTTGGTTAGATGAAGTACATTTTCATCAAAAACTTTTATTTCGCCTTGATCCGGTTCAATCAATCCAACAATGCATTTTATTGTAACTGATTTTCCTGAGCCTGAACGTCCTAGAATTACTAAATCTTCGCCTTTGTTTACGGTAAGATTTACACCTTTCAGGATTTGGTTATTGGCACCAAAAGTTTTGTGCAAATCTTTAATCTCAATGATTGGCGTTTTGCTTTTTACTTTGGTTTTAGGTTCTGTATTTTCTTTTTCCTTGATCATTTTTAAAAGAATAAATCGGTTATTTGAACTGCGACCATATCGAGAATAAAGATGGTTAAAGAAGCGGTTACAACTGCTGAATTTGCTGCTTTACCAACGCTTTCGGTTCCATTTGAGGCATTAAATCCTTTAAAACATCCAATCATTCCAATAAAAAATCCGAAGAAAAATGTTTTAATTGTAGCCGGAATCAAATCCAGAAATTCTAATGATTGCAGAATTTGAGTCAGATAGCGGTAAAAGTTTACATCGCCATGAATATTAATACCAACATATCCGCCAATGATTCCAACAGCATCTGCAAAAATTACTAAAAGCGGAACCATTAATGTACAAGCTAAAATGCGCGTTACAACTAAATAGTTATACGGATTTATGGCTGAAACTTCCATTGCATCAATTTGTTCTGTTACTTTCATAGAACCTAATTCGGCACCAATTCCTGACGAAATCTTTCCGGCGCAGATCAAAGCGGTAATTACCGGCGCAATTTCTCTAATTAAAGAAAGTGCAACCATTCCCGGTAACCATGATTCGGCACCAAATTTTACAAGCGTTGGTCGCGATTGAAGCGTAAGTACCAAACCCATTATAAATCCGGTTATAGCTACTAATGGCAGCGATTTATAACCTATAACATAACATTGTTTCAAGAACTCTTTGGCCTCATAAGGAGGTACAAAAACTTCCTTAAAAAACTGCTTTGCAAACAATGTTGCATTTCCAATTTCTGTGAATGTATTTTTTAAAGTGAAAATCAAAATACTATGTTTTAAGTTAAATCTAATAATTGAAAACCAGTTGTTTAAGTGGTCTTATATCTTCTGATTGTTAAGTATAAAATTACTCTGGAAATACAGAAGAAATCTTACACAACTTTTTAGGAAGTTTATATAATTAACATAGCAGTACACAATAAAGAGATTATTGTATCGTTTGGCGGGAAATGTTAAAATCAGGAAAGTTGTTGAATGGCACGCGGATGACGCGGGTTTAAACAGATTTTTACTGATTTTTTTTCCATTTCTGGGAATAACAAAAAGAGTGTATTGTTAGTATTATTATTATTATTATTGAAATAGAATAGAAGTAAAAACAAAAAATCCCTTCGTTAAAAGGGATTTTCTGGGTTTAATAGAATTTTGGTCAGTCTATTATCGTTTGATTCTTTATGAATTTATAGCAATGCCGCTTCTGTTTTTTATTAACGGAATTACTTTTATTTCTGCTAATTTAAGATTTTCCATGATTAATCTTGCAGTAAGATAACAAACTGTAGATTCTGCACCTTGATTTAAATTGATGTTTTCTTTTTCCAAACCGTCATAACCGCCGCCACTTACAGGATTATACATAATTTGATTGAGATGATTTTTGCCTAAAAACCAGTTAAAAGCGATTTTCATTTTGTTTTTATATTCGGCTGTGCCAAATGCATTATAAAATGAATTTAAAGTTTGAATCGTGTAAGCAACATCAATTGGCTGTTCTCCATATTCGTTTACATCTGCTTCTGAATCTCTGTGTAACCATCCGTTGTTAGAAATTACTTTGAAATTTTTATCGGTAAACATTTTCGACATTAAAAAGTCAAGAGAATCCAAAGCTACTTTTTTATAGATTGGTTTATTGGTTGTTAGATAAGCATAAAGCATAGATTCCGGTAGAATTCCATTTCCGTAAGTCAGATAGTTTTCAAACCATTTCCAATCACTTGAAGCGTGAATTTCATAATTAGAAAGCAATTTGGCATTCAGTTTATTAATAATCGCGGCAACATATAAATTAGGAACAGCTGTGTGATATAAATACAAACCTTTTGTTGCAAAACCAATAGAACGCGGCGATTGAATATTTTCGGCCCATTTCAAGGAATTCAGCAAACATTTTGTTGCTTTTTTCGTGATACCTTCCGGTAAAATGGCTGCGTTTGAAACCACAGTTCCTAAAGCCCAAATCGCTCTGGCATTTGAATCTTCTAAATTTACTTCGGCATTTTGCTCCACATGTTCGCGGTTTTCCTGATCTACATAATTGATAAAATCGCCTTTTGGTTGCTGACAACGTTCGATAAAATCTAAATAAATCAAGATGTAAGCTAAATCGTCTTTGTCTTGCGTCAATTTATAATGCATACAAAGCGCAATCAAAGCGCGCGCATTATCGTCTAGCGTATAACCTGATTCAAGATCCGGAATTGAGATTTTACTAAATTGAATGATACCTAAATCGGTTGTCATTTTTTTGATATGTCTCAATTGAATTGAAGGATAGGTATATTTTATTTCAGAAGGGCTTTCAAAAAGCTCTTTGTAAGTATTCATGTGTGTGATTGCGGCATTTTCCCAAGAAGAAGCGCGCGTTTTTCTAAAAGCATTTTTTCCCATTTCTTCTCTTAGATTTTCATCTGAAAGTAATTTAATAGCTGCTTCAGAAAATTGATCTACGTTTCCAATATCAACAAGAATTCCGGAATCCGGAGTTAGAACTTCTAATGTATGCGGAATTTTTGAAGCTACAATTGGACAAGCACAGCTCATTGCATAAGAAAAAGTGCCGCTTACTGCCTGGTTTGGATCTTTTGAAGTAAACAAGTAAATGTCTGTAGCTTTTAGATAATCCAAAAGTTCGTCTGTATCAAGATATTCATTTATAAAACGAACATTATTTTCTAGTTTTAATTCTTTTACAATACCTTCCAATTTATCGCGATAAGCATCAACTCCATCTTTTATTAGATTTGGATGTGTTTTTCCTATAATTAAATAAAGAACATTTGGAGTGTTTTCGACAATTTTTGGTAATGCCTGTAAACCTGTTTCAATGTTTTTCCCTTCTCCTAAAAGTCCAAAAGTAGATAACACTTTTCTTTCCTGAATATCGAATTTTTCTTTGGCTTGTTGTGGAGTTTCATAAATTACAATATGAGTTCCGTGTGGTACGCAAGTAATAATGTCTTCATTAATACCATAATCTCTCATCAAAATTTCTTTGGATTGATTGGTCATTACAAAAACCGAATTGCTATAAGAAAGCAGCAATTTTACAAAAGTTTTGAGTTCGTCGTTCGGGTTTGGGATTACGCTATGAAAAGTATAAGTAAGTGGTTTTTTGACTTCATTCAAAAAATCTAATAAATAGTCTCCATAATTCCCTCCAAACAAACCAAATTCATGCTGAATATGAACTAATTTAACTGATTTGTCTTTGTTGATTTCATGCGCAACTTTAGTATATTCTTCTTTGTTTCTTGTGTTTAAAGTGTAGGCTTGCGTTGGATTTGCTTTTGGTTTATCTACCAATTCACAAATTTGACAAGTAATTGATTTACCAAATACATCCGTAATTCCTTTTATGGTGTCTTGAGTATAAGTTGCTATTCCACATTGCGTTGGAGGAAATGTAGAAAGAAAAACTATTTTAGATTTATTTGATATCGCTTTCATGGGGATGTTGTTTTAGTTCGTTTAATAAGTCGTTTAGTTTCAATATGACATATAAATAATGTCTATTATTATGGCTAATTCTATACTGCTAAAATTATTATCTAAAATTACTTTATCAATCAAGTGACGATTAATCCAATCGAGCAAAAAGTTAACTCAAAAGCATTTATGTGGGAATTTTGAAACGAAAAGGGGGAATTATAAAATTAACTCAAAAAATTGATTTATAGTTGATTGCGATAAAAAATTAACGTTTTGAGTTAAAGGCTTTGTAAGAAATGAAGGAACTTTGGTTAACAAACAAATCAGACTCTAAGAAAGTCTTTATTATAAATTTAAAATTCATTATTATGTTACGTTGGACAGTCACATTTATAATTTTGGCTATAGTAGCCGGAATTTTTGGTTTTGGTGGAATTGCCGCCGGAGCCGCTAGTATTGCAAAAGTTTTATTCTTTATATTTTTAGTTTTATTCGTTATCTCTTTAGTAACAGGAAGAACAAAAGTGTAGCAATAAGTATTAATTAGCTAAAATAAAAAAAGCGAAACCAGTTGATCTTGGTTTCGCTTTTTTTGTTTCAGGTTTCAAGTTTCAGGTTTTTTTTTGTGACTTAAACTTAAATTTGAAAACTATTTTTGTAAAGAATAATATTTTTTGTTTAGAAAGGCAATCGGTATTCCGATACAGAAAATCAGAATCAGGATGGATAATATTAATGGAAAATCTAAATGTTTCTCTGGCAAAACCGGAAATACAACCGGCAACACAACTAAGTTCATTGCAACCCAGACAAAGATTCCATAAATGATTCCGGATAATAAAGTATTCTTTTTTAAGAATGAAAAGTATGGATATATCGTAAAATAGAACCAGGCAAAAACAAAAGCGATGAAATAGTGCAATAACAATCCATATAACGCCATTTGTGAACCGCCGCTATAAGCTTCTTTTTTGAAAATTCCACTTGCTATAGATTGCAGAATTTTTATGGCAGTTGTTTTTTGAAATAAAATGGCATAGAAAAAAATTGCTGCAAGAATATCCAGCGTTCCCGCAATTAATCCCGCTAAAAATATAGTTCCTGATTTAGACTTCATACAATGATTTAAGATTTGGAAACTTGTTTGTAAATGTCATTTAGTTGTTTTGTATGTCTTTGAATATGAGTCAAAGCAAAACTAATCCATTCAAAAATAGTAAATTTTCCAAAGCCCGGAAGTTCAAAGTCAAGACATGTTTGTGATAAGTCTAAAGTTTCTGTAGCAAGTAATAAATCAGCTTCTGTATTGAGAAATATTGATGTTATTGAATCTTTTTCGTAATCGATAAGTTCTGGTTTTAAAAAATCAGGTGAATCCATTTTTATATCAAAGTTTAAAAATAAAGCTTCGATATCTTTGACTTTTTCATGATAAGGTCTGTCAGTTTCTTCGGTTTTTCCCAGAAATAATTGAGGATAACCGGAGCAGGCAAGTACAAGATGCTGTGCGGTTTGTCCGGCAGTCCAACTATCTTTTGCAGGAACAATATTAAATTCTTTTTGCGAAAACGAAGAAAGTATCGCATTTAAGTTTTTAAATGTTTCAACTGTATCTTTTTGAATTGCTGCTTCCATTTTTATGATTTAGTAGTTGTATTTGTTATTTGATAACAGATGTTATCCACCAAACATTTCCAAAAGGATCTGTTACACCGCAAGTTCTGCCATAATCCTGATTGCTTAAACCCATTAAATTTGTAGCGCCGTGATCTAATGCTTTTTTATAAGTTTCGTCGGCATTAGGAACATAGACAAACAAGTTAGAGTTGTGTTTTGTCCAGTCTTTAGTTTGATCAGCAACCATTATTGTACTTCCGTGAAGGATAATTTCGGCGTGCATAATAGTTCCATCATTGCGTAAAACGTTTGTACTGGATTTTTCTGAATCGAAAACTTTTTCAGTAAAATCAATAAATTCCGAAGCGCCATCTAAGATGAGATATGGCATTATTGTTTGATGATTGATTGGTAAGTTCATTTTTTGAAGTTTGAAGATTGATAGTATTTCAAAAGTACGAAAAAATGTTTAAAATTTTGATAATCAATATTTTGTATTCTTTTTGAATTATAAAAGCACCTCACAATGATAACCGTAAGAATCAAGAAGTTCTATTATTTTATGATTTGAGATAGAAACAGCATTGATACGCAAAATCTTGTCGCAATCTTCTAAATCAAAGTTGATCGCACTATTTGGGAGATGTTCAAGAAGTTTTCCCACAATCATAAGAGATTGCTCAACTTCCTGAACATTTGTTTTGAAAACTTCTATCATCAGTCTAAAAGTTTACAAAGCGATATTTTTATATCGCTCAATTTTATGATAATAATGGTATGAAATCGCCAGAATCACTAAAAATATTAATGGAAAAAACGATTGAAAATTAACGCCGTCAACTGCAGCATGACTTATTGATGCGAATATAAAATCGAAACCAAATCCGGCGTAAGCCCATTCTTTTATGTTTTTAGGAATTGACGGAATCACCAATACCAAAACTCCAAGAATTTTGAAAACTACTAAGGCATTTCCAAAATATTCAGGATATCCTAAATGTTTGATTCCTTCTTTCGCTTCCTGACTTTGGGAAAATAATGCCGGCATAACGCCTTCGAATAAGAAAATAATAATAGTTGTAATCCAAAAAATAATTTTTGCTTTTTTCATAGGTTTGTTTTTAAAAGGTTATCAGTTAATGCATTACAAACTTACAAATCTTATTTTTTTGACAGAATACTTATTTACGACTATTTTAGGGGCATTTTGGACAGATTTTGGATTTTAGATTTTAGAGTGTTGATTTTAGATTTTTTAGAAGAAAGATTATAGAGGAAAGAATAAAGAGGAAAGAATAAAGAGGAAAGATTTTCTGGATTTAGTTTATCACATAGTTTGTCATCCTGAGCGAAGTCGAAGGACGGACAAGTAACTCGATAATCAAAATCGCCAATCTTTGTCGAGCTTCTCGCGTGTCCTTCGACTTCGCTCAGGATGACATAAAATGAGTTTATAAAAAGATATGTAAAAAAAGAAGAAAGAAAAATCCGTTTTAAATCCGCGTTTTCGCGATAGCGAATCCGTGTCATCCGCGTGCCATTTATTCAGCTTTCAAAACATAATTCTTAATCACAAATAAATCTTCAAAACCTAATCTGGTATAAATATCTTTTCCCATTACAGAGGCTTGCAATAAAGCATAATCAGCTTTTAAATCTATAGAAAGATTAATTGCAAATTTCATGATTTCTTCGGCAAAGCCTTTTCTGCGCATTTCCGGGATTACGCCAACGCCGTGAATTCCAATATTGTTTTGCGTTTGAAAAAGCATAAAAGTACCAATTGGCTGTTTTTCTAAGGAAACCAAATAAAAGTGAACGTCTTTATGATTGTGAATTAATATCTCTTTGCTAATCACGTAACCAAAAGCATTTGGATATAAATCTGCCCAAATTTTGGCGTTTTGTTCTGTAGAAACTCTTTTGAAATTTAGCTTGTTTTCAAGTGTAAATTTTTGATCTAATTTCAACGCCATTGCGACTTGCTCTGTTTTTATTTCAAAACCATTGGCTTCAAGAATTTCATAAGATTTTGTTCCGAAGATATTCCAATACGGTAAAACTAAGCCTGAATCTGATTGCATCGTTTTAGTGATATTTGGAATATCTTTTTTAGAAATA is a window encoding:
- a CDS encoding ATP-binding cassette domain-containing protein, with product MIKEKENTEPKTKVKSKTPIIEIKDLHKTFGANNQILKGVNLTVNKGEDLVILGRSGSGKSVTIKCIVGLIEPDQGEIKVFDENVLHLTKPELNEIRVRIGFLFQSGALYDSMSVRENLAFTLKKHKKELSAEEVESEIMEALDNVGLSDAIDKMPSELSGGMQKRIGLARTLILKPEIILYDEPTTGLDTITSREISELILDIKHKRKTTSIIITHDMACAKLTADRIMVLKDGVIHAEGTYEELEKDEDEWVRSFFE
- a CDS encoding MlaD family protein, whose protein sequence is MEKQSGYTWKLGMFVTIGLLLFILAVYFIGKQKNLFGSTFHISSRFKTVSGLEVGNNVRFSGINIGTVEEIRLINDSSVVVSMVVKDEVRKFIKTDARASIGSDGLMGDKVLTITPGIKSTKIIENNGAIASIDGIEMNDIMKSVKKSVDNVGVISDELAIFSHSMNNGNGALARLVRDDKMANSVSNTLSNLESGTKGFSDNMEAAKSNFLLRGYFKKKEKQKEKQKEELKEKKEEKAKEEKEAKAKEDKVKEDAKKQEKQKEDDAKKDSEKAKS
- a CDS encoding AsmA family protein, which gives rise to MPVSYKNIALKTLKITGITIASILLLIFLIPLLFPGAVASEVKKIANERLDTKMDFTKSRLSFFTHFPSLTVSLDDLSLTGSAPFRNDTLLKAEQVAFGINLKRLLFDNEVKINKLYVSKALINIMVNQKGEANYNIYVAPEDRDKKPNDPNEPEEGTAIRLERIDLKDCHVKYNDRSAKILVDAKGFNYIGKGNLSEDIFDLNTDARIDNVDFYYDRTAYLRKKEVRADLITRINTHALSFILQKNELRINKLPLKFTGLFTILRDGYKINIKAASENTTVKDLLSVMPPEYLKWMDETEISGNSDLLFTFKGDYNVAKKLKPDLAFDLKIDKGAINYQNAPAPLTGFHMDLNAVLPSLDVEKLLINLKTFKFKVAEKDYFTAYLYSKGFNEMTVDASVKGALDLATVDAALGLNTIELKGILKTNIQAKGIFSTSKKLFPKTIGGISLRNGWLKTDSYPNPITDITFIANVLNKAGTFKDLIVAVAPASFVFEGNPMYVNAALSDFTDLAYNAKIKGELNVGRIYQVFSRKGLDVTGYAKADLSLKGKQSYATKGEYNKLDNKGTIILKNIKATSELFPKSFFIQQGNFRFQNEKMWFEKFDATYGKSDFAINGYLLNTINYFMESHGTLSGDFNMHSKLINVDEFMALKKGENTDRNLEVEYAKEDHPKMSGVVIVPKNLNVALTANADKVEYNGLVLNKLNGKVGITKEGFYLDNATFNIIDCLLGINATYKDESPTAAHFDAHFTAKDFSVQRAYKEIPMFHDMVTVAEKAQGIISVDYKVKGDLNGNMGPIYESLEGGGTINLRDVKVKGLKLFDGISSKTGQKGLDDPGLKGIEIKSSIDNNLIHIEPFTFSVASFKPTIKGTTSFDGLLDLRMRLGLPPFGLIGFPIVITGTHEDPKIKIFSKTGQKIDDAVYDEKHNKVIREEKVSKRKS
- a CDS encoding FAD-dependent oxidoreductase, with amino-acid sequence MKLRSTETFWPLKNAMLNSYPSITKDIDTEILIIGGGITGALIAYKLINDGKKIVLVDRRDVCNGSTAASTALLQYEIDVPLHKLIELRGLECAVDSYKNGKKAIFDLRNIIDTIKSDCQFEFKKSIYFTSVKKDIPFLKREFEARKNSGFDVTWLSKFNLKEMGLNALAAIESKTAAVMDPYKLAQDLLFYCQENGMQIFDRTNIVNIQNQKEKCIARTENKFTITADHIIHCSGYESIETLTEKVVDLKSTFVIASENLPDLPVAFKNAIFWNTADPYLYFRATADNRIIIGGGDEDFKDAQKRDKLLPKKEAYLQKQFQRKFPLIDFKIDYSWAGTFGETKDGLPYFGKPDPKKNEHYVLGFGGNGITFSVLGMNSILDSIDDKENQDLVYYKFGR
- a CDS encoding low affinity iron permease family protein yields the protein MKTKKTKQSSAFEKFATNVSKAAGSTPAFIGAFLIVVAWAVSGPIFDYSETWQLVINTGTTIITFLMVFLIQKAQNKDSLAIQLKLNELVASNEYSSNSLVDIESMTEDEMIIVQKYYHRLSELAKKDESIRNSHSIAEAHEQHERKDKNRTKLSTRNITKK
- a CDS encoding ABC transporter permease; this translates as MIFTLKNTFTEIGNATLFAKQFFKEVFVPPYEAKEFLKQCYVIGYKSLPLVAITGFIMGLVLTLQSRPTLVKFGAESWLPGMVALSLIREIAPVITALICAGKISSGIGAELGSMKVTEQIDAMEVSAINPYNYLVVTRILACTLMVPLLVIFADAVGIIGGYVGINIHGDVNFYRYLTQILQSLEFLDLIPATIKTFFFGFFIGMIGCFKGFNASNGTESVGKAANSAVVTASLTIFILDMVAVQITDLFF